The Spirosoma radiotolerans genome has a window encoding:
- a CDS encoding DUF4332 domain-containing protein has product MSLSITELKGSTDALIDALKGQGITNSEALLEASRTPTDRKKLAALANTEASVILDLANRADLARITGIGGVYSDLLEEAGVDTVKELARRSAENLLVKITEINSTKELTLRPPSLEQLADFIEQAKTLPTGLEY; this is encoded by the coding sequence ATGAGCTTATCAATAACTGAACTGAAAGGGAGCACAGATGCTCTTATCGACGCATTAAAAGGCCAGGGCATTACCAATAGCGAAGCGCTTCTAGAAGCCAGCCGTACCCCCACTGATCGGAAGAAGCTGGCAGCGCTGGCCAATACAGAGGCAAGTGTAATTTTAGATTTAGCGAACCGGGCAGACCTGGCTCGTATAACAGGTATTGGCGGTGTATACAGCGACTTATTGGAAGAGGCAGGTGTCGATACTGTTAAAGAATTAGCCCGGCGGTCTGCGGAAAATTTACTTGTCAAAATTACTGAAATTAACTCGACTAAAGAATTGACGCTTCGTCCCCCCTCGCTTGAGCAGCTTGCTGACTTTATCGAGCAGGCTAAAACATTACCCACAGGACTGGAATACTGA
- a CDS encoding recombinase family protein — MSNLIILYQTDHRWSALRKLLEILREDDTVIVWKLDRLGRSLKELFTLVNDFQI; from the coding sequence ATCAGCAATTTAATCATTCTGTACCAAACTGATCACCGCTGGTCGGCTTTACGAAAGCTACTGGAAATTCTGCGAGAAGATGATACGGTCATTGTTTGGAAGCTTGACCGGCTAGGCAGATCACTAAAAGAACTATTTACGCTAGTCAACGACTTTCAAATTTAA